From the Methanoculleus caldifontis genome, the window CTCCCCGGCGCCTGCAGAGAACTTCCGGACGCCGGCGACGAAGACGGCCCCGACCACGAGGAGGACGAACCCACCGAAGGGGTCGCCCGTGAGGGAGAGGAACTCGAGACCGGGGATGGGGCCGACGACGGCCCGGATTACCTGGAGAGAGCCGGCGGCAAGATAGAGTGCGCCGAGCGCCGCTCCGAAGATCAACTTCGCTGTATCGCTCATATTACATGCCTCCCATGAAGAGCCCGGCAGCGTGCCCGACGATGAACGCCAGCAGCCAGGCGACGGCGAGACCGTAGGCTACCGAGAACCCGGTCCACCGCCACGACCCGGTCTCCTTCCTGATGACGCCGAGCGCCGCGACACACGGGGTATACAGCAGCACGAAGACCATCAGGGCGAGGGCCGTTGCCGCCGAGAGAGACGGGTCGGCAAGGAGGGCCGTCGGAAGCGTCTCTTCCCCGGCCCCGTAGAGGGTGCCGAGCGACCCGACGACGATCTCTTTTGCGATGAACCCGAATATCAGGGCGACCGCGACCTTCCAGTCGAATCCGAGCGGCGCCACCAGCGGCTCGATAACGTGGCCGATCATGCCCGCGAAACTCTCCGCGCTCCCGTACTCGACGCCGAACGGGAACGAGGCGAGGATCCAGACAACCAGGACGCCGGCAAGGATGATCGTACCTGCCTTTCTGACGTACATCGACCCCCGGCTCCACATATGGAGGAGAGCCGTCATCGGCGTGGGGATCCGGTAAGGCGGCATCTCCATGACGAACGGCGAAGCTTCTCCGGGGAGGATGGTGCTCCTGAAGAGCTTCGCGGAAGCGATCGCGACGGCGATCCCGAGGATGTAGAGGAAGAAGACCACGCTCCCCGCCTGCTCCGGGAAGAAGACCCCCGCGAAGAGGATGTACACCGGCAGCCTCGCGCTGCAGGACATGAACGGATTTACGAGGATCGTGAGCAGCCGGTCGTTCTCGCCCTCGATCGACCGTGTCGCCATGATCGCGGGGACGTTGCACCCGAACCCGACGAGCATCGGGACGAACGCCTTTCCGGGCAGGCCGAGGGCGTAGAGGGGCCGGTCCATGATGAACGCGGCACGTGCCAGGTAGCCGGAATCTTCGAGGATCGCGAGGATCAGGAAGAGGATGAAGATGTTCGGGAGGAAGATCAGGACGGAACCGACGCCGCCGATGATCCCGTCGCCGAGGAGCGAAGCGAGCCAGACGGGCTCGATCGAGCCGGCCACGAACTCAGCGAGCCACGCGACGCCGGCATCGATCGCGGTCATAAAGGGGGCGGCGACCGTGAAGGTGAGCTGGAACGCTCCCCACATCAGGGCCAGGAAGATGGGGATCCCGAGGTAGCGGTCGGTGACGACGCGGTCGACCATATCCGAGGGGCTCATGCTCCCCGGATCGCCTTTCCGGACCTGCGGCAGGATGGCGGCGATCGTCTCGTAGCGCCTGTCCGCCATCATGGCCTCGTACTCGTCGGTATCGATCCCGGAGAGGAACTCCTCCACGCGGGCGGAGGCTGCGCCTCTTCTGACCTTTTCGAGGACGTTCTCGTCCCCTTCGAGGAGCTTGACCGCGAGCCAGCGGAGAGGATACCTCCCGGCGAGATCCGTATCGGCCGCGAGGGCATCGGCGAGGGAGGCGATCGCCATCTCCACGTCCTCGCCGTAGCCGACGGTATGCTCGTGGTGCGGCGAGGTCTCCGCCTCCCGGATCGCCGCGTCAAGGAGGTCCTGCAGCCCTTCGCCCCGGGTCCCGACCGTCCGCACGACCGGGATCTCGAGGAACGCCGAGAGCCTCTCGTGGTCGATCGCGTCGCCCCGCGCCTCGGCCGCGTCGACCATGTTCAGGGCGATGACCATCGGGGCGCCGAGCTCGGCAAGCTGCGTCGTCAGGTAGAGGTTCCGCTCCAGGTTCGTCGCGTCCACGACCTGGACGACGACATCGGGTTTCTCGTCGAGGATATAATCCCGCGCGACGACCTCGTCCGCCGAGTAGGCGGTCAGGCTGTAGGTCCCCGGGAGGTCGACGACCTCGAACTCGTGACCGCTGCGGCTGGCCCGCCCGGTCTTCTTCTCCACGGTCACGCCGGGCCAGTTCCCGACATGCTGCCGCGAGCCGGTGAGGGCGTTAAAGAGCGTCGTCTTGCCGACGTTCGGGTTGCCGGTGAGCGCAACCCGGATCTCCCTCATGACGCGGCCTCCCCGTTGCACCGGACGAGGATCTTCATCGCCGCGCCCTTTGACAGGGCATACCGGGCATCACCGACCGAGACGATGATCGAGCCCCGGTCCGCAGACCTGACCGTCACCCGGGCGTCGGGGCAGAACCCCATCCCGAAGAGACGTGCCTGCATTCCTCTGCCGGCCCGGACT encodes:
- a CDS encoding FeoA family protein, translating into MAGVCPLALLAPGTGGAVAEVRAGRGMQARLFGMGFCPDARVTVRSADRGSIIVSVGDARYALSKGAAMKILVRCNGEAAS
- the feoB gene encoding ferrous iron transport protein B encodes the protein MREIRVALTGNPNVGKTTLFNALTGSRQHVGNWPGVTVEKKTGRASRSGHEFEVVDLPGTYSLTAYSADEVVARDYILDEKPDVVVQVVDATNLERNLYLTTQLAELGAPMVIALNMVDAAEARGDAIDHERLSAFLEIPVVRTVGTRGEGLQDLLDAAIREAETSPHHEHTVGYGEDVEMAIASLADALAADTDLAGRYPLRWLAVKLLEGDENVLEKVRRGAASARVEEFLSGIDTDEYEAMMADRRYETIAAILPQVRKGDPGSMSPSDMVDRVVTDRYLGIPIFLALMWGAFQLTFTVAAPFMTAIDAGVAWLAEFVAGSIEPVWLASLLGDGIIGGVGSVLIFLPNIFILFLILAILEDSGYLARAAFIMDRPLYALGLPGKAFVPMLVGFGCNVPAIMATRSIEGENDRLLTILVNPFMSCSARLPVYILFAGVFFPEQAGSVVFFLYILGIAVAIASAKLFRSTILPGEASPFVMEMPPYRIPTPMTALLHMWSRGSMYVRKAGTIILAGVLVVWILASFPFGVEYGSAESFAGMIGHVIEPLVAPLGFDWKVAVALIFGFIAKEIVVGSLGTLYGAGEETLPTALLADPSLSAATALALMVFVLLYTPCVAALGVIRKETGSWRWTGFSVAYGLAVAWLLAFIVGHAAGLFMGGM